A single genomic interval of Acetobacteroides hydrogenigenes harbors:
- a CDS encoding RelA/SpoT domain-containing protein, whose protein sequence is MRFSKKQITNAGKALISAKSKEEIEIALETLNLWRTDHLHPLNVMRKSLEKLMVDNQIEPILVSQRLKRLSSIEYKLDLNDNMGLGGMQDIGGYRAVLKDTKDLIKLKTIIENNKQYHRLRKTRDYTDEPKDSGYRSIHYVYEYKSRSKYYNGLQLELQIRTKLQHNWATAVETAGILTKTSLKSSQGPDDWLDFFKIVSSLFAIKENMAVLKQHKNYTMEELMKMCYNMTAKLNIIIILKGLRISAKQIEGKKSGDYYLININIVKKNVQIVSFKKSEFELATELYIKLEKEINENENAVVLVSASSILSLKKAYPSYFLDTSEFINALEKINSNCEKLELIRK, encoded by the coding sequence ATGAGATTTAGCAAAAAGCAGATAACAAATGCAGGTAAGGCATTGATTTCAGCAAAAAGTAAAGAAGAAATTGAAATTGCTCTTGAGACTTTGAATTTATGGAGAACAGACCATTTGCATCCATTAAATGTAATGAGAAAATCATTAGAGAAATTAATGGTCGATAATCAGATAGAACCAATTCTTGTTTCTCAGAGATTAAAACGATTAAGCTCAATTGAGTATAAACTTGATTTAAATGATAACATGGGACTTGGAGGAATGCAAGATATTGGTGGATATCGAGCTGTGCTGAAAGACACAAAAGATTTAATTAAACTCAAAACAATTATTGAAAATAATAAGCAATACCATAGGTTAAGGAAAACAAGAGATTATACAGATGAACCAAAAGACTCTGGTTATAGAAGTATACATTATGTATACGAATATAAATCTAGAAGTAAATATTACAATGGGCTTCAATTAGAATTGCAAATCAGGACTAAACTTCAACATAATTGGGCAACTGCAGTGGAAACAGCAGGTATTCTAACTAAAACATCATTAAAAAGTAGCCAAGGGCCTGACGATTGGTTAGATTTTTTTAAGATAGTAAGTTCTTTATTTGCAATAAAAGAAAATATGGCAGTGTTGAAGCAACATAAGAATTATACAATGGAAGAGTTAATGAAAATGTGCTACAACATGACTGCTAAATTAAATATCATTATTATTTTAAAAGGTTTACGTATATCTGCAAAACAAATTGAAGGTAAAAAGTCTGGTGACTATTACTTGATAAATATCAATATTGTAAAGAAAAATGTCCAGATTGTATCTTTTAAAAAAAGCGAATTCGAACTTGCAACAGAACTTTACATTAAGTTAGAGAAAGAAATAAATGAAAATGAGAATGCAGTAGTTTTAGTATCCGCATCTTCAATATTATCACTAAAAAAGGCTTATCCTAGCTATTTTCTTGACACATCTGAATTTATTAATGCTCTGGAAAAGATAAATTCTAATTGTGAGAAACTTGAATTGATAAGAAAATAA
- a CDS encoding cupin domain-containing protein — translation MKHETLKINEKEVEWNSWSKADEIEHSRKRVIAEEHINKLYCDIYEIKPGKANWPLHYHTCNEEIFYIIEGHGEVLADSGVLKVKPGDILRFPAGEKGVHQLRNTSDSETLKYLDIGTASLPDVVFMPADGRVLFFAGESGQDKVWSYEDL, via the coding sequence ATGAAGCATGAAACACTAAAAATTAACGAGAAGGAAGTAGAATGGAATAGCTGGTCGAAAGCTGATGAAATAGAACATAGTAGAAAAAGAGTAATTGCTGAAGAGCACATCAACAAGCTGTATTGCGATATATATGAGATTAAGCCGGGGAAAGCCAATTGGCCACTCCACTACCATACATGCAACGAGGAAATTTTCTACATTATAGAAGGGCATGGAGAAGTGCTAGCGGATAGTGGAGTACTAAAGGTTAAGCCGGGCGATATCCTACGATTTCCGGCTGGTGAAAAAGGAGTACACCAATTAAGGAATACATCAGATAGTGAAACCCTAAAATATTTAGACATTGGAACAGCCAGCTTACCTGATGTAGTATTTATGCCAGCAGATGGAAGGGTTTTATTTTTCGCAGGTGAATCTGGGCAAGATAAGGTGTGGTCTTACGAAGATTTGTAA